Proteins from a genomic interval of Candidatus Neomarinimicrobiota bacterium:
- a CDS encoding metallophosphoesterase family protein, whose product MRIGLISDIHSNLEALSAVLSRLESMSVDRVICLGDIVGYGANPVECINMVREKCDVVLAGNHDFAVAGTQSVSWFNQDALDSVIWTKNIIDDDMSHYLSSLPLTHVEKDVVYVHGTPHKPEKWSYIVSMEDALYEFRYFKGSLAFVGHSHIAGIYCHDGSSCETEINLERTKRYIINVGSIGQPRDGNSDAAFAVYDDDSKKVNIEREPYDMESAAQKIYDASLPDYLASRLSKGI is encoded by the coding sequence TTGAGAATCGGTTTGATATCGGATATACACTCAAATCTCGAAGCGCTATCCGCCGTACTGTCACGATTAGAAAGTATGAGTGTTGACAGGGTTATTTGTCTCGGTGATATTGTCGGGTACGGGGCGAATCCGGTGGAATGTATAAATATGGTAAGGGAAAAATGTGATGTTGTCTTAGCCGGCAATCACGATTTTGCGGTAGCCGGGACTCAATCGGTTTCATGGTTCAATCAAGACGCTTTGGATTCGGTGATTTGGACAAAAAATATTATAGATGATGATATGTCGCATTACCTTTCGTCACTTCCCTTAACTCATGTAGAAAAGGATGTAGTGTATGTGCACGGAACTCCTCATAAACCTGAAAAGTGGAGTTATATTGTTTCAATGGAAGACGCTCTTTACGAATTCAGGTATTTTAAAGGGAGTTTGGCGTTTGTAGGTCACTCTCATATAGCAGGCATATATTGTCATGACGGCAGTTCGTGTGAAACGGAAATTAATCTTGAAAGGACTAAACGCTATATTATTAATGTGGGCAGTATAGGACAACCTCGTGATGGAAACTCCGATGCCGCATTTGCCGTATACGACGATGACAGCAAAAAAGTTAATATTGAGAGAGAGCCGTACGATATGGAATCAGCAGCGCAAAAAATATATGATGCCAGCCTTCCTGACTACCTTGCAAGTAGGCTTTCAAAAGGCATATAA
- the nusB gene encoding transcription antitermination factor NusB yields MKTNRRKSRELALQTLYAFNMQNEGEESKAVKMDDLKNELIFSRNVKQVVAEYASDLIDIERKHQRKIGNILSATSENWDVDRFSQVDKAILLLAIGELLYFPDVPVKVVINEALEVARMFSTDESVSFINGILDKVSSKWRKNDSVKKAGEVVKS; encoded by the coding sequence ATGAAAACGAACAGAAGAAAATCAAGAGAGCTGGCGCTGCAAACACTTTATGCGTTCAATATGCAAAATGAGGGCGAAGAATCCAAAGCTGTTAAGATGGATGATTTGAAAAACGAGCTTATTTTCAGCAGAAATGTGAAGCAGGTGGTGGCGGAATACGCATCTGATCTGATTGATATAGAACGGAAACATCAACGAAAAATAGGCAACATTCTTTCGGCGACTTCAGAAAATTGGGATGTTGATCGGTTTTCTCAGGTGGATAAAGCGATACTGCTTTTAGCAATTGGCGAACTTCTCTATTTCCCGGATGTACCGGTAAAGGTAGTGATAAACGAAGCGCTCGAAGTGGCTCGGATGTTCAGCACTGACGAAAGTGTTTCGTTCATCAACGGCATACTTGACAAGGTCAGCTCCAAATGGCGAAAAAACGATAGTGTTAAAAAAGCGGGAGAAGTTGTCAAAAGTTGA
- a CDS encoding Glu/Leu/Phe/Val dehydrogenase, giving the protein MDVFEALEKKSHEQVVFSNDPTTGLKAIIAIHDTTLGPALGGCRMWNYKEEKDALTDVLRLSQGMTYKAAVAGLDLGGGKAVIIGNSKTMKNEFIFRSFGRFVDGLAGRYITAEDVGTSVSDMEWVRRETKYVTGISRALGGSGDPSPVTALGTYVGIKACLKRVYGSDSVEGIKIAVQGMGHVGQYLIKLLSDEGAKLYISDIDKNKLQKATKEIKAKVVYNNEIYKLAVDIFAPCAMGGIINDETIPMLKCKIIAGAANNQLEKERKHGKALLEKGILYAPDYVINAGGLINVYNELQGYNRERALSQAEGIYNILTEVLDVAEKEGVPTPVASNRYAEERIKSIRKLKKTYVGQKNLGETSQRTGRN; this is encoded by the coding sequence ATGGATGTATTTGAAGCGTTAGAGAAGAAAAGCCACGAGCAGGTTGTCTTTTCGAACGATCCCACAACGGGTCTTAAGGCGATTATAGCAATTCATGATACCACATTGGGACCGGCTCTCGGCGGCTGCCGGATGTGGAACTACAAAGAAGAAAAGGATGCTCTGACTGATGTCCTTCGTCTATCTCAAGGGATGACGTACAAAGCCGCGGTAGCGGGACTTGATCTGGGTGGAGGGAAAGCCGTCATAATCGGAAATTCAAAGACTATGAAAAATGAATTTATTTTTCGCTCATTTGGCAGATTCGTGGACGGACTTGCCGGCAGGTATATAACAGCGGAAGATGTGGGGACAAGCGTAAGCGATATGGAATGGGTTAGACGTGAGACGAAATATGTTACCGGAATATCTCGCGCGCTTGGCGGAAGTGGCGATCCATCTCCGGTAACCGCTCTTGGAACCTATGTCGGCATAAAGGCATGTTTAAAGAGAGTCTATGGCTCAGATTCCGTAGAGGGAATAAAGATAGCTGTGCAGGGGATGGGGCATGTGGGACAATATCTCATAAAACTTTTGAGCGATGAAGGAGCAAAACTTTATATTTCTGATATTGATAAGAATAAACTGCAAAAAGCGACAAAGGAGATAAAAGCTAAAGTTGTGTACAACAACGAAATTTATAAACTTGCTGTAGATATATTCGCGCCATGTGCCATGGGCGGAATTATAAATGATGAAACTATTCCAATGCTCAAATGCAAAATAATAGCCGGCGCGGCAAACAATCAGCTGGAAAAAGAGAGAAAGCATGGAAAAGCGCTGCTTGAAAAGGGAATATTGTATGCTCCCGATTATGTTATAAACGCCGGCGGGTTGATAAACGTTTACAATGAATTGCAAGGCTATAACCGAGAGAGAGCATTGTCGCAAGCAGAAGGGATATATAATATTTTAACAGAAGTGCTTGATGTGGCGGAAAAAGAAGGAGTACCGACTCCAGTTGCTTCAAATAGGTATGCAGAAGAACGGATTAAGAGCATTAGAAAGCTGAAAAAAACTTATGTCGGTCAGAAGAATCTTGGTGAAACCAGTCAGCGAACGGGAAGAAATTAG
- a CDS encoding acyl-CoA dehydrogenase, which yields MDFNLSDEQIAIRETVRDFAEKEIAPTARERDENSEFPYEIVKKLAKLGMCGVVAPPEYGGSGMDYLSYVIIIEELARVDASVAVIMSVTNTLAGFPLRKFGSEEQKKKFLIPLSKGEKLGAYSLSEPQAGSDASNLACTAVLDGDHYVLNGVKNFVTNGSNAEVIIVFAVTDKEKGKKGISIFIVESDMPGFSVSKVEKKLGIKSSDTAEIVFENCRVPVANRIGEEGEGMKIALTTLDYGRVGIGAQALGIAQGAMERAIAYSQEREQFGKKIISFQAIQFKISEMAVNVDASRLLLYRAAKLQDEGKNFTAESAMVKLFASKTAMKTANQAVQIFGGNGYMREYEIERFMRDAKITEIYEGTSEIQKIVISREIIKRYSKAQG from the coding sequence ATGGATTTTAATCTCTCAGATGAACAGATAGCCATTAGAGAAACCGTACGGGATTTTGCGGAAAAAGAAATTGCTCCCACAGCAAGAGAGCGGGATGAAAATTCCGAGTTCCCTTATGAAATAGTGAAAAAACTCGCAAAGCTGGGAATGTGCGGAGTGGTTGCGCCTCCGGAATACGGTGGTTCAGGGATGGATTATCTTTCTTACGTCATTATCATTGAAGAATTGGCAAGGGTTGATGCTTCCGTGGCAGTAATAATGTCTGTTACAAATACTCTTGCAGGATTTCCCCTGAGAAAATTCGGCAGCGAAGAACAGAAAAAGAAATTTTTAATCCCACTCTCTAAGGGTGAGAAATTGGGAGCATATTCTTTAAGCGAACCGCAAGCGGGTTCGGACGCTTCCAATTTGGCTTGTACGGCGGTGCTGGACGGCGACCATTATGTTCTGAACGGTGTGAAAAATTTTGTCACGAATGGATCTAACGCCGAGGTGATAATCGTTTTTGCAGTGACGGACAAGGAGAAAGGGAAAAAGGGTATCTCAATTTTTATCGTTGAAAGCGATATGCCCGGTTTTTCTGTCAGTAAAGTGGAAAAGAAACTGGGAATTAAATCGTCGGATACCGCTGAGATCGTTTTTGAAAATTGCAGAGTTCCTGTTGCGAACCGGATCGGGGAAGAGGGTGAAGGGATGAAGATAGCATTGACAACGCTTGATTACGGCAGAGTCGGAATAGGCGCTCAGGCGTTGGGTATAGCACAGGGAGCAATGGAGCGCGCTATTGCATATAGTCAGGAAAGAGAGCAATTTGGAAAGAAGATAATTAGTTTTCAGGCAATACAGTTTAAGATATCCGAGATGGCGGTCAATGTAGATGCTTCGCGATTGCTTCTTTATCGAGCCGCGAAATTGCAGGACGAAGGGAAAAATTTTACAGCCGAGTCGGCAATGGTTAAATTATTCGCTTCCAAAACTGCTATGAAAACCGCAAATCAGGCGGTTCAGATTTTTGGCGGTAACGGATATATGAGAGAGTATGAAATAGAGCGGTTTATGAGAGATGCAAAAATCACAGAAATATATGAAGGAACTTCAGAGATACAAAAAATCGTTATCTCAAGAGAAATCATTAAAAGATATAGCAAAGCGCAGGGGTAG
- a CDS encoding 3-hydroxybutyryl-CoA dehydrogenase produces MDEIQKVSVIGAGTMGTGIAHTFALGGYKVNLVDTDDDLLTKSLAAIESNLQRQVTKNVITTDEAETALKNISTNSSIDSSSDSGLVVEAVFEKLDVKLKVFETLDKVCKSETILASNTSSISITEIASATNRQEKVIGMHFFNPVPIMKLVEIVRGNATSDRIFGIIKNVVEKLGKSPVEVKDSPGFISNRLLMPMINEAVFALMEGVSSAEDIDNVMTLGMNHPMGPLKLADFIGLDVCLNIMEVLRDGLEENKYRPCPLLEKKVAAGELGKKSGIGFYEYSNV; encoded by the coding sequence ATGGACGAAATTCAAAAAGTCAGTGTAATAGGCGCCGGCACAATGGGTACGGGCATAGCGCATACTTTCGCTTTAGGAGGCTATAAAGTCAATTTGGTTGATACTGACGATGATTTATTGACTAAATCTCTTGCAGCAATCGAATCGAATTTGCAGCGGCAAGTAACTAAGAATGTCATCACGACGGACGAGGCGGAAACTGCTCTGAAAAATATCTCCACAAATAGTAGTATTGATTCATCTTCTGATTCCGGTTTAGTCGTGGAGGCAGTCTTCGAGAAATTAGATGTGAAGTTGAAAGTATTCGAGACATTAGACAAAGTTTGTAAATCAGAGACGATATTAGCGTCTAATACTTCTTCCATCTCAATCACAGAGATAGCATCGGCAACTAATAGGCAGGAAAAAGTTATTGGAATGCATTTTTTCAACCCTGTGCCAATAATGAAATTGGTTGAGATTGTACGCGGTAATGCGACATCCGACAGAATCTTCGGCATTATTAAAAATGTAGTAGAGAAACTCGGAAAATCCCCGGTAGAAGTGAAAGACTCTCCGGGGTTTATTTCTAACAGGCTGCTTATGCCGATGATAAATGAGGCTGTTTTCGCTCTAATGGAGGGCGTATCTTCAGCAGAAGATATTGATAATGTAATGACGCTCGGGATGAATCACCCGATGGGTCCTCTGAAGCTAGCGGATTTTATCGGACTTGACGTTTGTCTGAATATTATGGAGGTTCTACGGGACGGATTAGAAGAAAACAAATATCGTCCGTGTCCTTTATTGGAGAAAAAAGTTGCTGCCGGAGAATTAGGTAAAAAATCAGGAATAGGGTTTTATGAATATTCAAACGTATGA
- a CDS encoding thiolase family protein, translating into MEGSNLPVIAAACRTPIGSLNGAISSISSPKLGSIVVRETVKRAGIKGEDIEEVIMGCALPAGVGQAPARQAALFADLPNSVQCTTINKVCGSGMKAVMLAAQSIKAGDAEVFVAGGMESMSNAPYLLKKAREGYRLGNGDLIDGMILDGLWDVYNDYHMGRAAELCGRECNVPREAQDEFAVSSYEKALKAQEEGLFKNEIVAVEVPGRKGETTLFELDEEPGKVKFEKIPTLKSAFEKDGTVTAANSSKINDGASAMVVLSQAKADELGVKPMAKIVAYSTAAKAPEWFTTAPVQAINRVLKVAGLKLEDIDLFELNEAFSVVGLAVSNELGIDMNRLNVNGGAVALGHPIGASGARIITTLLHAMIQRDAKFGLAAICLGGGEATAMIVQR; encoded by the coding sequence ATGGAAGGTAGTAACTTACCGGTAATCGCGGCTGCATGCAGAACTCCTATCGGCTCGCTTAACGGCGCTATTTCCTCAATTTCGTCTCCAAAGCTGGGCAGCATAGTTGTCAGGGAAACGGTAAAAAGAGCCGGAATAAAAGGCGAAGATATAGAAGAAGTTATAATGGGATGTGCCCTTCCCGCAGGTGTAGGTCAGGCGCCGGCACGTCAGGCGGCACTGTTTGCGGATCTCCCGAATAGTGTACAGTGCACTACTATAAATAAAGTTTGCGGTTCGGGGATGAAAGCGGTGATGCTTGCCGCACAGTCAATAAAAGCAGGGGATGCAGAGGTTTTTGTGGCGGGTGGTATGGAGAGTATGTCCAACGCTCCGTATCTGTTGAAAAAAGCGCGGGAGGGATATCGCCTCGGAAATGGCGACCTTATAGACGGTATGATATTGGACGGTTTATGGGATGTGTACAACGATTATCATATGGGAAGGGCAGCTGAACTTTGTGGACGGGAATGCAATGTACCCCGGGAGGCTCAGGATGAATTTGCTGTTTCAAGCTATGAAAAAGCGTTGAAGGCGCAAGAAGAAGGCTTGTTCAAAAACGAGATTGTTGCCGTTGAGGTACCCGGCAGAAAAGGAGAAACGACCTTATTTGAATTGGACGAAGAGCCGGGGAAGGTCAAATTTGAAAAAATACCTACTCTAAAATCCGCATTTGAAAAAGACGGAACGGTCACAGCGGCTAACTCTTCAAAGATCAATGACGGCGCTTCGGCAATGGTGGTTCTATCGCAGGCGAAAGCCGATGAGCTTGGCGTAAAACCTATGGCAAAGATTGTGGCATACTCTACGGCAGCGAAAGCGCCCGAATGGTTCACAACGGCTCCTGTTCAGGCGATAAACCGTGTGCTGAAAGTCGCCGGATTAAAACTTGAGGATATTGATTTATTTGAATTGAATGAAGCGTTCTCTGTGGTGGGGCTGGCGGTTTCAAACGAACTTGGAATTGATATGAACAGGTTGAATGTAAACGGAGGAGCGGTTGCCCTTGGACATCCAATCGGCGCAAGCGGCGCTCGAATCATCACAACACTTCTCCACGCAATGATACAGAGAGACGCTAAATTCGGTTTAGCCGCAATATGCCTGGGAGGCGGCGAGGCAACTGCGATGATCGTGCAACGGTAA
- a CDS encoding PhoH family protein, protein MKETEISLKGVDPLLFLGSKDANIKVVEKHFNSRIIARGNVLKIKGEEEEIADIRKIITQMMLELNNSGGLYEDDVRSIITYGEAGEFKSDDADLDQIILFTKGGFVKPRSEGQLKLYESSQKNDIVLTIGPAGTGKTYLAVAIAVANLKSKAVNKIILTRPAVEAGEKLGFLPGDLREKIQPYLAPLYDALDDMMPSDKIHGLMDRRVIEIIPLAYMRGRTLNNSFVILDEAQNSTPLQMKMFLTRLGISSKAIITGDITQIDLESNQKSGLIGVQTILKGIEGIDFVYMDSNDVVRHRLVKEIINAYDKPNGNKEAGNGR, encoded by the coding sequence GTAGAAAAGCATTTTAACTCAAGGATAATTGCAAGAGGGAATGTGCTGAAGATAAAAGGCGAAGAGGAAGAAATTGCCGATATTCGGAAAATAATTACTCAGATGATGTTGGAATTAAATAATTCAGGCGGATTATACGAAGACGATGTAAGGTCTATAATTACGTACGGAGAGGCAGGCGAATTTAAGAGTGACGACGCTGACCTGGACCAAATAATTCTGTTTACCAAAGGCGGTTTCGTGAAGCCGCGTTCAGAGGGACAGCTCAAATTATACGAATCCTCTCAAAAAAATGATATTGTCCTTACAATAGGACCGGCCGGAACAGGGAAAACTTATTTAGCGGTTGCCATAGCAGTTGCGAACCTAAAGAGTAAAGCGGTAAATAAAATTATACTTACCCGACCTGCTGTAGAAGCAGGTGAGAAATTGGGCTTTTTGCCCGGTGATTTAAGGGAGAAAATCCAACCTTATCTTGCTCCGTTATATGACGCATTGGACGATATGATGCCGTCAGATAAAATTCACGGTCTTATGGACAGACGGGTCATTGAAATAATTCCTCTCGCATATATGAGAGGGCGGACACTAAACAATTCGTTTGTGATATTGGATGAAGCACAAAACTCCACACCGCTCCAAATGAAGATGTTTCTGACGCGATTAGGCATAAGCAGCAAAGCGATTATTACAGGCGACATAACCCAAATAGACCTTGAGTCCAATCAAAAATCCGGACTTATCGGCGTACAGACGATATTAAAAGGAATTGAAGGGATAGACTTCGTCTATATGGATTCAAACGATGTGGTTCGTCATAGGCTTGTTAAGGAAATCATAAACGCTTATGACAAACCGAATGGAAACAAAGAAGCAGGGAATGGAAGGTAG